In Zingiber officinale cultivar Zhangliang chromosome 1A, Zo_v1.1, whole genome shotgun sequence, the DNA window caaaaaatttaaaaaatcatgaaattttgaaaacatatttattttaagatcctctattaaggaaaaatatatttttatgaaaattcaaagtatttttaaagttttgataaaaattcaaaaacattgaaaaccactcaagtttgtatcaatttgaaactTTGTTTGTATTCATATGTTGCAAAATAAGTGTACCACTATAAATAAAACATAGagtgttttcaaaacatttaaaatgtcCAACTGTGATCTATGGataagatgtccattaattaaatatttgctttcctcatagttggtctatgatcactATTTTGGCACATTTCATGATTCAACAATATGCTATTAACACAAGTGAATTAtgagtatcatcctatcatctcacatccaTGCCTAGGATCATAAATCAAGTCATGCTTATAGTTTGTTGTGAGATGTAATGAAAGGTAATGTCTACTTAGCCCTTCTTATCATAAagttctatcaaggctaagtgttcCCCCTTAAGATCTTAAGTCAAccattcttcaaaattttaaatatgacTTCAATGCCCCCAGGGCATAGCATAGATGGTGGACACATGACATCTCTGGTGTAATGGCTAAGAgtcgattctcaagaactgacgacctagggtttaccccaccatgcgtctgatgcctgtgtacctgcatgtacctctctccatatccgtgggacctgCACTAGGGGGATtttaatgtagcggatctatatttttttaaatatgacTTCAATGGTTGGCTAATccaaaaatcctctaacccttgagaatTGACTTTGACATCTAATAAAAATTCTTCCTAATTGGTTTAACCAGATACTTCTTAggaatccattttctatctattatCTTTGTCTTGGATTGTCCCTAGCAATTAGACAATGATAAGACTTTTCATTATTGGATTCCTTATCATCTAAACCTTTTTTGTTGAAACTTGTCTTTGGATCCCAATGATCATGCTTATGGTgtttgagccaatttcaaattttttaagggcattggtaagatattttaCCTTTCCCCttaattccttattttcttcttctaaacatgaatcatttaaaATAGACGAAGCATGCATActagaaaaattatttaacttaaaagacatggattctaatttttcttctagCATGCTAATATCATATTTcaaagatttatttttatttttagtcttAAACAAATCTTTATTtgtatttgtaataattttcactAAAGTTTGAGTGGgtagattgtatacctcacttaccgaaaAGTTCGAATCCGATGTTTGTCCTCctccttcacttgagctcccttcttcttcttcacttaagctcttttcttcttcattttcagaTGAGGCGGAGACAATATCATCAATTCTCATTAAAGCAAAATGGAAAACAtggtgttcttcttcctccgatgatgatggatcatcctaTGTTGTCTTAAGATTTTtgaccttcttccccttttcttttgtcttcttcttctcttccttcttattttcttctttcttctttaggaGAGGACATGTATCCCTCATATATCATTCTTCTtggcaattatagcaaatgatccTCTTTGTCCTACTTTTAccccttgaacttctcctagcatgagatttgttagttgaaaaatttttaaatgcacatttcatttttcttaccatatatgcctcttgatcactatctattgAGACACTTGATTTTTTAGAGTCGGATGATAGTGGgaatgaagatttcttcttctttccctttctcttgtttgccacaagagctactcctcttgatctatgtgcTCTCCATCCAACACTTCAACTATAgtttcatgaagctccattgttgagaagaatttaTTTTGAGTACActcctctagatcctttgaaatataGAATGAGTCCACTATTGACGTCCAAGTTGTGATTCTTGGGAAGACATTTAGGGCTTTaatcatcatgtctcgatttgaaagtaTCTCACCTACACTTTTTAATCCATTattaatttccttaattctagaatgtaaaattgatatattttctcctttctcaagcttgatgttGTTGAGTTGAGATCAGAGAAGGTCTCTTtttgctaactttgcttccgatgccccttcatgaagctccactagcttttcccacaagtccTTAGTGCTTGTGTAGTTTCCAATCTTAGTCACCTCTTGTTGGGGAAGACCACTTAGGAGGTGATGCATTGCTCTTGAGTTTGCTACatgctcttccctttgcttcttgttcCATCTTACTTTCTCAATTAACTTATTGTTTTGATCCTTAGACATCTCAAAATCATTTTATATGATTAGCATTATATCAAAGTCAGTTTCAAAAAATATCTCCatcctcttcttccaccaagagaaatctccttcaaattttggtggTTGGATGTGTGAGCCGACCATCTTGATGATATTGCTCTTCTTGCCGATTAAtccgttgaagggcgtcctcgctCTTATACCATTTGTTGACGATTGGATgaccagctagaagggggttgaatagatgGTACCCCTAAATTGTTCGCTTCCTACAATATTAGCTTGCGTAAgaggaataataagaaaataaagtaAAGAGAGAATAAGAATGCAAATACTAACATAATCGttgtaatgtggttcggagattgcttgctcttactccacggcttgtccttgaggtggacgaaccctcaaTTCTTTAGTGGATTAGTCTCCGACAATCTCTAGCTGGATgagctccttctcggtggagcaaaacCTCTCACAAGgcactcttcttctttacaagattgagaaTAAGCTTTGGAAGAAGAGTGTAGGCTTTGGGCAATaacttaggagttattcaatgAGCATTAGTAACCTTCTTCATGCCCCAAAACCCCCCTTAAATAAAATAAGAGAGTTGAACACAAGGTCAACTCATCTcgacactagtcgactgatgtaaCCATTGGGTAGAGTCAACGACTCTTCGTAGAATCTGGGATTCTGCGAACGATCGCCAACGATCTTGTACTAGTCAACTGATGttaacaccagtcgactagtcactGTTGGTTGAGTGAACAGAGAGCTTCTATTCGTTGGACTAGTCGACTAGTCCATGTCCCAGTTGACTGGTCCATgtcccagtcgactggtcccggtTACACACTTACACTCATCCTCTTCGGAGTCACCCTTTGAAGCCCTTCTTCCTtggtcttcgtccctcagatgcacacAAGCTCACGACTCCTCTCTATACATCCAtcgcgttgccttgaagtccgctttcCTAGGCTCCACTTCATTGCTCCTTGTCCGGTGATCCCTCAAATGCCTTACACATCATCCTTCACCGTCTCAAAGACTCGAGTCCTAGATGAGCTTCCCGAGCTTGAccacaccaagctcctcatgtgtgtttcaccaatttCTGCATGACTCAATCACACATATCAAACCAAtttgaaagtctaacttaaaccctttgatacacatatcaaaatcatgatcgtactGATCAATCCTAGGTCGATTACATCAACAGTAGTTACctatcaaactagctcatacaatgttgtagcagctagctgTCGAAATACTTGCAAGTAGATACTACAACGCTATAGTAGGTAggtgtcgaagtagctgctacatcgTTGTAGCAGTTAATATTCCAAgacattccaagtagctgctacaacgctgcAGTAGCTAGCTGTCAAAGTAGCTGTTATACTGTTGTAGCAGTTAACATTctaagtagctgctataacactGTAAAGTTAGCTGTCGAAGTAGTTGCTACATCGTTATATCAtttaacattccaagtagctaTTATACCATTGtagcagttaacattccaagtagctgctacaatattgtagAAGCTAgtcgtcgaagtagctgctacaccgtTGTAACAGTTAACATTCTAAGTAGATACTAAAATGCTGTAACATCTAGCATTCTAAGCAGCTGCTATAACATTGTAGCAGTATACATCCAATAAAGACAATATATATTTTCCCCTATgttaattaaatagatcatttagaaacatgcataaatagtatatgatcctgttcgaaagtcGAGTTGACGGATACTGAGGATGTAGCGCTCCTGTTGACTGTGCGAAGACTCCGAACGAAGCGGACCTACAACTATAACCACGTCAGTGCCAAGCTAGGGAAGGGTcccccgacgttggccctccgacactcaagtcagtcactagcGATGTGGAAGCAGTAAAACGAAGAAGTAGAGGAATAGTAGCAACAATAATGTGTGTGTACCTCCGACAAAGCttggacccctttatataggactcCTGTAGCACGTGTGCACACTTCCCAAGATGTGTGCGCTTCTCAAGGCTTCTCCTGAGAAGAtatatcagtaaagtgtccctgatacAATACCTCAACAAGTTGAGCATGCACATatctgatgtgacagtggaagctttcgtcgtacgatcctctgcctgaCCATGCTGTCAACCATGCCGTCTGTCGGGGGCACAGGCTTCTAAAAGGATATCGccagatcctccttttgtctgttactggGTCGAGCGAGTAAGTCGTTCGGTCATCCATCGGCCGTTTGGACGATATCGTTctcgggccgagcgggatggtcaCTCGACCAAACCTCCACTGTCCGAGCCCCGCTGTTGTGCCGAGTGGAGCTGTGTCAAAATGTAGTCTACTCGGTCGCAACTCCGCTTTGCTGGTTCCGAGGTTTGATGTAAGTCTGAGTGGGCTAGTCGCTCGGCGTATGCCCCACCGACACATGCTTTTCTGAGCATCAAAAGCTCGGTACGTGGCCGAGCTATGATGATGTCGGACCAGACATTCTTCATCCAGGTCGGGCAAAGGGGGTTGCCCGACCGGCCGGTGATGTAGGGGAGTTGACcacgccttgactttgacttccaccgtgGCCTTGCCTCTCCTTGGGGTGGGTCCCTTATCCCTGCATCAGTATATATTAGGAATAGAGggaattataacttaaaatgaaatgactTACCAAGTAGCTGCTACTTCGACGGCTATCTGTTATACGTTGTAGACATTTAGTTgttacaaggtgtagcagctaaCCGccaaagtagctgctacaacttgtagcagctaattgTCCAAGTGGTTGCAAGGTTTGACCTTGTACATTGTAGTATAAATTTTTTCTTCTAATATATATTAGGATCATGGTCaagaattacaacttaaaatgaaatacATTATTATTGGTTATGAAATGATGTTTGGGAAGTTCTTTGCAAATTATATAAGTAAAAACTGGTAAGAAAACAGCTAGGGCTTGTGCATTGTAGGATATATCAAAGCTAAAAAGTATTGTATATAGTTGAAAAATAGATAGTAGAGTGGAAAGATTTACGATTGAGAATGGAGAGGGGTCTAAGCAAACTAGCGTTGGCTATGTGTTCGATGGCAGTTTCTCGAGCTTCCAACCAACTCGAGAATAAGTATGCGACTGTAAGTTATCCAAGTAGCTTACAACGCCTTTGTTTTTGGTTGCCTAGCAGGAGCACGCTGCGACAGAAGACGATGACGAAGGAAGAGACGAGAGGGAGAGAGAGCACGAGGGAAATTTAGATTTGAGAAAATACCTTCGCTTGTCGTTTTGAATTGAAGGCAGAAggggagaaaaaaataaaaagaatgttTTTTATAAAGATATCTTGTTGGCAACGTGATGTATGTGCGTCGCTCTATATATATAATACAATTTGCTCTTAAAGAGTTTAATTAATGAATTGATACATGTAAtaacaactataaaattataGTTACTATAATATTTGTAATAGTTATAGTTCACAGTTGATATAATGTGAATGTTGTTAAATAATATAGTCTAGCTATGAAATCGTAGCGGCTATGATATTGTATTAGCTACGATTTCATAGTCATTATATTATTATAGTAATCATGATTtcataattattacaatataaatattattgaataaaataaatctatgttataaaaattataaaatcgtagttactataatattataataattataattttatagtttttataatGTAGATATGGTTAAATAAGTCAAATCCTCATGAGGATTTAATATATGGGATAGGAAATAATAACGCTGAATATTGTATTTAAAGAGTGTTGTGTGATTTTATAAGGGGATGTtttggttaaaaaaataaaaaacaggcGTCACCTTGAGGATTCAAGAAAAACAGAAGtgctcttttgattttttttttttttttgttttaatttaattagaattacttttatttaattaaaattattcgtACGAACTATTATTATATTAAAgtattttttatcaatttataaatttattaaaattcttacattataaataaaaaatattgagaGACTATtgcataatatatattttatacaaAGTACGGTGGTTTATacttccttttcttttgtttacTACGAAAACACTTTCTTTCGTACTTTGTGAGTTGATTTTACAGTTTGTTTTGTTTACTACTAATTTATAATTAGCGGAAATGTTTAGGTTTCTTCGTGTTCGTGACTTAAGTCGCGAAAATAAAAAGATACGCACCCTCGTCGATCATAAAAGGGTTTTCGTCGCCCGCAAAACCTTCTCTCTTGAAACCCTCGGCCGGCGCGTGCCCGATGCCGGTGGGCGACTCTCTCGGCGAAATCTTTGGGGTGAGATTGGGGATTCTGATCCACTCAGCTAAGAATAATTCTTAGATTCTTTCGAGGCGATTTTGAGGTTCTTCTGTGCTTGTTTGGGCCCTTGTATCGGAGCAAGCAATGGAGAAGCTCCGGATTCACCGAAGCAGGTCAGTCGAGTGGAAGCCTTCGGCGGTGGTGGCCCTTGCCACCAGTGCAGACGGATCACGGGTTGCGGCGGCACGGGAGGACGGGTCCTTGGAGATTTGGCTCGTCTCCCCTGGCTCCATTGGATGGCATTGCCAGCTCGTATGCTTCATGACCTCTGAGTTAATGAATTGATATGAGTATTACTAGGATCTAATTGTTCACTTTGCTTGAAGACGATGCAAGGAGATCCTAGTTCGAGAGTGTCTTCGCTGTTGTGGTGCCGTCCGAGCCCGAGGAATGCAGGCCTTGGACGTTTGCTGTCTTCTAGCATAGACGGTTCTATATATGAGTGGGATCTCTACTCCTTAAATAAAAAGGTATAGTTTTTCTTCTTTCTTGCTATCATTTCCCTTTCTGTTAAAACCAAAACCCTGTTTTTTTCCTGCCATTCTTAGTTGGCCTCTAATTTCTTGCTCCGCATTATACAATAGTCTGGTTTTTAGTGCATTGAATCTTGAATCCTAAATTAGGGTTCTTAAACTCCTCAATTTATGCTTACAAACAATATTACTTCCATTGAAGTGAGGTGTAGCAAGTTCATGTAGCTTATAGCGGGAGCTGTACCCGAAATTTAGCTGAACAAGCAAATTTTGGTATAAACCAAACAAGAAAACTCGCTGATGAAGGGACTTGTTGTGGTTTTGAAACGGCTAGGGAAAAATAAACACCTATGAGTTCATTTACACAGAGTAGGGAAGCCAGTGAGAAAGGAGGCAAATGAGGGAAGGGAAAAAATGGGGAAACTAGATGGGAAAAGAGGACCAAAGTTTCATTACATGGGTAAAGGGAAGACGAAGAGGTTGGTGAGGTGAAGACATCGACCAAGTAACCCTCTCCCCTTCCCCAGTCAATGCCACTGCCAAGTCAACTCTCCTTGTCATCTGCTATTGTCACTGACCTCCAGACAGATCTCCGTTACCATGTTTGTTGATGTCCACCTCAATCTGTCACACTGAGCTTTATACTTGTGCTCGACCTTAGTGTAAGGAGACACAAGCTCGCACAAACACTACAAAGTGACTTGTTTCTTCACCATTCATCCTGTTGCCTCCTCCACTTGATCTTTGCACTGACCTGACCTCTGTTTGCCACTATGTTCATCACTCATCCCAATTACCTGAGTTTGCCACTACATCTGCTTGATTTTGAGGGAAGTGTTTGGGCACAAAAAGCATTCCACAGAAAGGGCCCTTTCACCATTGCATTTGTGCAGGTAATTTGGAGGAGAGTGTGTTCAAGTGTCTTGCAAACCATGTTCTTCTGCATAATGTATTGTCGCTGTGCAACAAAAATAGACCCCATCTCTCATTCATAATTGTCATTTTTGAAACCCAACCTAGATTTTTGAAGGCCATAGCCACTAAATGTTAGCATCTGGTTGTTGGCAATTTGTCATTAGCAATCTACTAGTTAATGTTGTGATACTGTATTGTTCTTGTGCATGAAAAGTTTGAGTAGTTGCATTTACATCCTTTAACTGAGAATGAAGCAGCTGGTTTAGTTGCTATTGAATCAGAACTAACAAATGAGCCTCATGAAGAAGATAAAATGGGGCATTGTGGGAGTCGAAAGGCACTGGGCATTTAACATTGGCATACAAAACTAATGGTTGcacaaagaaatgaaaaaaacAAAACAGAAACATTGTTATTATATGTGATTTGATCTTATAGTCAATGCCAACTTAGAATGCTTTTGAGATATTATGAAGACACAAGCTTCTTGAGTACACACCAGTTTGTGGTCATGGATGACAATTATGGGTACAACGCACATTTATGTTCTCTTTAATTCTCCAAAGGACTCCTAAACGTACAGTAGcaatgaaaacaaagaaaaacacctaACTCATGTTACCACATTTTCAATAATAAGGGTCATGCCTCAGCACTATCAGCCCATGCTGTAACCTCTTTCCATATACTCCTGGATCAACACATGAATAAAAAATCAAACTATCAAAATTTACAAAATTCAAAATGTTATTTCAATTGTTTTTCTTAATGGAtgtttatttcctttttttttcattttttattgttTCTCGTAACTTAATTTTCTCATATTTGTCAACTGTTTTCCTGACATGTAATCCAGACACCAAAGTGTTTGCACTGTTAACTATTGATAAATCCTTCAAGGTTATTCAAAGTTCTCATATGTTATCCATATACATTTAATGATATGTTCTAAAAACATGGGTTATCTCCTCTTCATATTTAGATCTAGATGCAATTTTCCAGAAACTTCAAATTTCTTTTTGTTTCGATATCACTTTTCTTAATTCTCCTTCCATTTACAGTCTTCTTTATGTTTCTCTTAGATTTTTGTTGTCTTGATATATCTGCTATAGAGATTGGAGTCGATAGTGACGATTGAGACAACAATGATTTTCCTAATATTGCAAGCATTTGATGTTGAAATTTTTTATTGACATTTCATTTCAAATTTCAATGAAATGAAAATAATTTGCACATTATCATCAATATAAAATATTAACCTATATATATTTGTTATCAAAGTCAACCCCTTCTAGTGGgataaagcttggttgttgttgtatatatTTGTTATCAATCAATATCAACTTACTCTATTAATAATGCTCTTAAATAGAaaattatgttattttatgtGTTTTAGCCTTTTAGGATCTAACAAATGTTCAAAGGCATTTTTTAAACCTATTTTGTATTTTTTGTTTAAGCTTTACAATTCATGATTCAATAACCATTCAAAAATACATGTACACAATTCCTGGGACGAACCTCACCTACAGCTTGTTTATATTCATTAAGAggattaatttcatattttatatACTATACTTGATTTTGTTTATTGTgatactgtcttggattaacaaaaaTCATTATCTGATAGTAACAAAATTTCCCCAAATACTAAGATTACCTTGTCCACATGTTTCCTACAGGTTGTGTTAGATTCAGTTGGAGTGTCTATCTGGCAGATGGCTTTAGAACCTTCTGATGATTCAATGCATACAGATAAAACCAACAATGAGCCTGTTTCAAATGGCCACTCAAATCATCACGTTCAAAGTGATTCTGAATCTAGTTTTAGTGATAATGAAGGCAACAGTGATAGTGATGGTGAATTCCATGCAATGACCACTCTGACTGCTAGTCAACGTTTAGCTGTTGCTTGTGACGATGGTTGCATACGCATGTATCATGTCTTTGATAAGGATGAATTGACTTATAATAGATCTTTTCCAAGAGTTAGCGGTTAGATTCAGAACCCTTCACTCTGTTTTTTAAgtcctttttccttcttttgtCACTCCAAACGTTTCCAACTAATGTTACAGGACGCATTTTAAGTCTTGCATGGAGCCATGATGCAAGGTTGATATTTTCAGGAAGCAGTGATGGGTATGTTTGTATGTTTTTATCAGTTGCATCATGAGATATCATGGCAAATATTACTCATTATTCTTTGTTTTGTCACCAAAGACAAATTGATTGTTCGTCATAGCTGCATCTTTCCAAGTCTTCTCATGCatgcattttaaaattaaatatgctgTATCTTCACATCTGTCAATTGTTGatacacgcagtttaataagatgCTGGTCTGTTGCATCTTTCCAAGAAAATTATCGCATTACAGTTGGTCTTGGAGGATTGGGCAGTGGACACGAACTTTGTATATGGTCCTTGATCTTCTTAAGGTGACATCTGTTGATGTTAATTCTTGCTTCATATCTATCCTTATTGTTGAACAAACTACTATTTCAGATGTGGCACACTGGTCAGTGGAGATAGTAGTGGAAGTGTTCAGTTTTGGGACAGTCAACATGGGACACTTCTACAAGCCCACACTTATCACAAGGGTGATGCGAAAGCTTTAACAGCCAGTCAAGACGATGTGTTTTCTGCTGGTTCAGATGGACAGGTGCTTAGTTCCTAGATCTTTCTAAAATTGAATCCAGTTGTTCTACAATGCAAGTACACCAATTTTGTCAGAGTAATAAAGTAATTATTGACCAATTTTACTAGTGCTATTACAGTtgaaaatttttaagttgaaTCCTATATCGAGGAATGGTCTAGATGATAACTCCCTGTTTTCTGTAACCATGTATTCTAAAATGTATCCTAATGATTTCAGGTTGTTTTGTATAAGCTTTCTAAGCTCACTGGAGAACAAATGGTGAAATGGATCTATGTTGGATATGTAAGAGCTCACACTCATGATGTAACAGCCTTAGCAATGGCAAAGCCAATTAGAAGAGAAGGTTTGTTCATAGAAACCACTAATGGTGCTCGGTTTTTCTAAGTTTCTGACTCTTTGAAAGTTGTATTTTTCAACTTTTGGACTTATACATGACTACAATCTCTCTGCTAGATCAATTCCATGATAAAAAGACACGCAAGATTCGCCGTCAGGAAAAACCCATAAATTTTAGTTATCACAAATGGGCACGTTCAGGAGTTCCCATGCTCATTTCTGGTGGTGATGATGCTAAGTTATTTGCATACTCTGCAAAGGAGTTCACCCAATTTTCACCTCATGATATGTGCCCTGCACCCCAACGTCCATTACTCAAGTTGGCAAGTACTACAATAAACTGTGGGGTGCCAGTGATGCTTTTTCAATCCTCTGACTATTTGGATGTCTTGGATGTGAAGATAGATGGTAAATTGGTGGTTACACAACTTCTTGCTCGGGTCAAAAGCAAAGGTTCTAGAAAAATAATTTGTAGTGCTATATCTGGTTCGGGAATGCTCTTTGCATACTCCAATCAAGTGAAGCCCTTCTTATTTGAACTAAAGAAGCCTAAAGCTCAGAAAACTAAGTGGATGATTGAAAAAATACAACTTCCAAATAAACTGCCTTATGCACATTCTTTGCTCCTTAGTGCAGATTCCTCGTGTTTGATGCTAGCTGGTCATGATAGAAAAATATATGTAAGTTTCATACTGTTCTCATTTTTAATCAGGATTAGGGTAATTTAATTACTTCGCTAGGAAAATTGTTGAATTATTATCTTAATTGCTCTGTGGTGCTTCCATTTATTCTCAATGCTTTATGCTGATTTTACATGTTAGCTCCTATTTTGCATGCTTTTGACTGTTTGTGTTGGTTCTTTTTTGTGAGGACAGATTGTGGACATAAAAAAATCTGAGATAGTGCAGACTTTTGTTCCTCAGAGGAAGTTAGATCGTATGAATGTTGCAGCTAACGAGCCTCCTATAACACAAATGTTTACCAGTGTGGATGGACAGTGGTTAGCTGCTATTAATTCCTTCGGTGACATTTATATATTCGATTTGGAGATAAAAAGGTGAGTTGATGATAGCTATGACTTTACTACTCACTAATCTATGTCCATTTAGTGGTATATGCTCATCATCTTATTGTGTATGATTTTTTGGTGAAATATTAGCAAGGActagaaaataaattttgtatCTGCGTTATTTTGAACAATCAGTTATGTCATTTATGTTCCATGGAGCGTTCTAGTGGTTATATTTTCAAATTGATTAAAATACCAATGATCCTTGTATGTTTCTTCTGGACTATTGTCTATGCCTACACAATAAATTTTGTCTAGAGGTTTTGCTCAATGACAATACTATTTTTTTAGACACCTTTTCTTGTAGAAAAGCATCATGTGCTCCCATTATGCATATCTTGGTTTCTTCAATGATAAGATTCTTGTTCAAATTATTTGGCAGACAACATTGGTTCGTGTCCAGGTTGAATGATGCTTCTGTCACTGCTGGTGGCTTTCCTCCTAAGAACAGCAACACTTTTGTTGTCACGACagcttctaatgaaatctttgagttggatttgaaagcCAAAAATCTGGGGGAATGGTCAAAGCACCATAGTGCCCATCTTCCTCGTGCATTTCAAGAATTTCCAGGGGAAATTATTGGTCTATCCTTTCTGCCTTTCTCCTCATCAACTTCAGCCATCGTGTACAGTGCAAGGTATGACTATTCAAAATCTCAT includes these proteins:
- the LOC122030024 gene encoding WD repeat-containing protein PCN-like yields the protein MEKLRIHRSRSVEWKPSAVVALATSADGSRVAAAREDGSLEIWLVSPGSIGWHCQLTMQGDPSSRVSSLLWCRPSPRNAGLGRLLSSSIDGSIYEWDLYSLNKKVVLDSVGVSIWQMALEPSDDSMHTDKTNNEPVSNGHSNHHVQSDSESSFSDNEGNSDSDGEFHAMTTLTASQRLAVACDDGCIRMYHVFDKDELTYNRSFPRVSGRILSLAWSHDARLIFSGSSDGLIRCWSVASFQENYRITVGLGGLGSGHELCIWSLIFLRCGTLVSGDSSGSVQFWDSQHGTLLQAHTYHKGDAKALTASQDDVFSAGSDGQVVLYKLSKLTGEQMVKWIYVGYVRAHTHDVTALAMAKPIRREDQFHDKKTRKIRRQEKPINFSYHKWARSGVPMLISGGDDAKLFAYSAKEFTQFSPHDMCPAPQRPLLKLASTTINCGVPVMLFQSSDYLDVLDVKIDGKLVVTQLLARVKSKGSRKIICSAISGSGMLFAYSNQVKPFLFELKKPKAQKTKWMIEKIQLPNKLPYAHSLLLSADSSCLMLAGHDRKIYIVDIKKSEIVQTFVPQRKLDRMNVAANEPPITQMFTSVDGQWLAAINSFGDIYIFDLEIKRQHWFVSRLNDASVTAGGFPPKNSNTFVVTTASNEIFELDLKAKNLGEWSKHHSAHLPRAFQEFPGEIIGLSFLPFSSSTSAIVYSARAMCLINFAIPADQDMEFQNGSDQPLENHDCKNSNGAMQKRKFQEHESRTNENDFDLFVFKDPTLFVSHFSENSILIVEKQWKEVVRNFEAPVHRHIFGT